In Ruania alkalisoli, the DNA window TCCGCCACCACCGGTGACCCGGCCGTGTCGGCTGCCCGGCTGCTGGGCGTCGACACTGACGCATTGGTCGCCGTGACCGACGACGCCGCACCGGCCGGTCGCCGGACCGTCGCACTCTGGCAGCCGCCGGTGCTCGACGACGGTGCTCCGGTCGAGGAGATCGATGGTGGCGAGGGGGAGGACGGTGTGAACGCGTGGCGGCCGACGGGCACCCCGGCGGACGGCCCCCGGCGCTCCACCCTCGCCGAGACAGCGGAACTGCTCGCCGACCTGGTGCGTAGCGACAGGCGGGCCCTGGCCTTCGTGCGTTCCCGGGTGGGGGCCGAGGCGATCGCCGATCAGACCCGGTCGATGCTGCGGGACCGGCCCGGCGCTCTGGACAGAACCGCGACAGAACCGGCCGACACGGTCGCCGCCTACCGCGGCGGCTACCTGCCCGAGGAACGCCGCGAACTCGAACGCGCACTCCGCACCGGCGACCTGCGGGCGCTGGCCACCACCAACGCCCTCGAACTCGGCGTGGACATCTCCGGCCTGGACGCCGTGCTCATCGCGGGCTGGCCGGGCACCCGCGTCTCCTTCTGGCAGCAGGTCGGCCGCTCCGGCCGGGCGGGTGCCGAAGGGCTCGCTGTGCTCATCGCCAGCGACAACCCCCTCGATGCCTACTTGGTGCACCACCCCGAGACGATCTTCTCCACCCCGATCGAGGCGACCGCCTTCGATCCCGGCAACCCGTACGTCCTCGCCCCGCACCTGTGCGCTGCGGCCGCCGAAGTCCCCTTGACTGAGCAGGACCTGGTGACCTTCGGGCCCACGGCTGCCGACCTGGTCGGTGAGCTGGTCGCACGAGGCATGCTCCGCCGTCGCCGGAACGCCTGGTACTGGAACTACTCCCGGCCGGAGGATCCGGCCTCCCTGACCGACCTGCGCGGCGGGGGAGGACCACCGGTGCAGGTGGTGGAAGAAGGCACCGGGCGCGTGCTGGGAACCGTGGACGCCGGCCGCGCCGACGCCACGGTGCACACCGGAGCGATCTATGTCCACCAGGGCAGGACCTACCTGGTCCGGGACTACGCCGACGACGTCGCGATCGTCACCGAGGCGCAGGTCGGCTACCGCACGCGCAGCCGCAGCGAGAAGCAGATCAGCGTGCTCGAGACCCGGGCGGAGCAGCAGTGGGGGCCGGTGCGCTGGTGCTACGGCGCACTCGAGGTCACCGACCGGGTGGTGGGCTACGACCGGCGACGTCTGCCCTCGCTCGAGCTCATCGGCTCCTACCCGCTGGACCTGCCCGAGCACACACTGCGCACCACGGGCTGCTGGTGGACCGCAGCGCCGGAGGTGTTCGACGATCTCGGCCTCGCACCGGCTGACCTACCCGGGGCGCTGCACGCCGCCGAGCACGCCGCGATCGGGCTGCTCGGATTGGTCGCCACCTGTGATCGCTGGGACATCGGCGGCCTGTCCACCGCAGTGCATGCCGACACCTACCAGCCCACCGTCTTCGTCTACGACGGCTACCCCGGCGGGGCAGGATTCGCCGAGCGAGGATTTGCCGTGGCGAAGCAGTGGATCACCGCCACCCGGGACGCCGTCGCCGGCTGCTCCTGCGAGACCGGCTGCCCCGCGTGCATCCAGTCACCCAAATGCGGGAACAACAACTCCCCGCTGGACAAGGCCGGGGCGCTCGCGGTGCTGGGGCTGCTGGTGGAGTTGGCGCCGGAGTGACGCCTCACCCCCCGGTTACCTCAATGTGCGCGCCCTCTGAGATCGCCAGCGGATTGCGCGTCCTGTGCTCTTGATACGCCTCGTAATCCATGAGCATGGTGTAGATCGTGTAGCTGCCCGCCGGAATTGGGTTGCCGTAGCCATTGGCAGGGTTGTTGCAGCGATCGGCGAGTCCGTGGCCGGCTGTCTGTGTGTCGACCTCTCCGGGGGCGAGGTCGACACGGAGGATGGCGTCCGTGCCGAGTACCTGGGGCGAAACCACGATGCCGTCCTGAACGAGGATCGTCCACAAGTACATTCTGAAGCCCAACGTCTCACTGCTGACGTTCTCGATGGTGACCTCCGCGTTGGGGAACCTCCCATCGATAGCGGCCGGGACCAAGGGAGCGTCGCCCCACTCAGCCTCGATGCGCAGGCCAGTGCTGGTGGTCGGAGGGATCCAGGTGTCGCCACACTCGGGCAGGAACTCTGGCGGAGGTAGCAGTGCTGCTGGCTCTTCGGTGCGGGCTTCCTCGGTTTCGGAGGGGGCGCTCGGCTCGTCGGTCTCCGGATCGGGGCTCGGCTCCTCGGTCTCCTCGGCCGGTGCCTCAAGCCGCCCGCTGACGAACGTCAGCTCCTCGGCCGACGTCGCCCACCAGGCACCATCGTCCGCTGTCAGGGCACCCACCGAGACTGGCGCGGCACCGGTGAGATCGTCGACGCACACGGTCATCGCGTCCAGGCTGCGCCCGAGGCTTACCTCCCCGCCCGCAGGAACGGTGACAGCTCCCTGATCGGGACCCACGCTGTAGGCGAGGATCTGGTCCGTGCCCGGTGCCGCCACGATGACGTCGATCCGGTCGGTGAGGTGCACGTCCTCCTCGGAGCGCAGTGTCACGTCGATCGCGTGGGTGCCACCGGACGTGGTCACATCGACCTCGGCGTCGACGGCGTGCTCGATGCGGTCGGTGACCTCGCGCAGCGTCATCCCGCACCAGTCGCCGGCATCCCCGGTGGGTTCGACGGTCGGCGAGGGCGAAGCCGGCGGCGGTGCCTGCCAGTCCAGCAGGCCCGTC includes these proteins:
- a CDS encoding DEAD/DEAH box helicase yields the protein MTYPEPLTALLTPRRQQAGLVHVETVPARAGRHAPWPSWADADLVAGYAARGVQRPWEHQVAAAEAAWAGRHVVLATATGSGKSLAAWLPAITAVREASRNLGTSIAALNRRPTTLYLSPTKALAADQLHGLETLLRSAQIRDVRAATCDGDTALSERDWVRDHADLVLTNPDFVHFSLLPRHQRWQRLLRGLRYVVVDECHAYRGVLGAHVAVVLRRLLRLAAHYGARPTAILASATTGDPAVSAARLLGVDTDALVAVTDDAAPAGRRTVALWQPPVLDDGAPVEEIDGGEGEDGVNAWRPTGTPADGPRRSTLAETAELLADLVRSDRRALAFVRSRVGAEAIADQTRSMLRDRPGALDRTATEPADTVAAYRGGYLPEERRELERALRTGDLRALATTNALELGVDISGLDAVLIAGWPGTRVSFWQQVGRSGRAGAEGLAVLIASDNPLDAYLVHHPETIFSTPIEATAFDPGNPYVLAPHLCAAAAEVPLTEQDLVTFGPTAADLVGELVARGMLRRRRNAWYWNYSRPEDPASLTDLRGGGGPPVQVVEEGTGRVLGTVDAGRADATVHTGAIYVHQGRTYLVRDYADDVAIVTEAQVGYRTRSRSEKQISVLETRAEQQWGPVRWCYGALEVTDRVVGYDRRRLPSLELIGSYPLDLPEHTLRTTGCWWTAAPEVFDDLGLAPADLPGALHAAEHAAIGLLGLVATCDRWDIGGLSTAVHADTYQPTVFVYDGYPGGAGFAERGFAVAKQWITATRDAVAGCSCETGCPACIQSPKCGNNNSPLDKAGALAVLGLLVELAPE